A DNA window from Vigna angularis cultivar LongXiaoDou No.4 chromosome 1, ASM1680809v1, whole genome shotgun sequence contains the following coding sequences:
- the LOC108331097 gene encoding ultraviolet-B receptor UVR8, producing the protein MDATTSGTPTIQYHNIPDQPITTIVATQLPTFQRQLRHCFGDSSPGEFPLSANPSIVLHVLTSCSLCPQDLAKLEATCSFFKKPANFAPDLDLSLSELAALDMCQKRAIFKPMTTEQQQHLKQRCGGSWKLVLRFLMAGEACCRREKSQAIAGPGHSIAVTSKGAAYSFGSNSSGQLGHGTTEEEWHPRPIRALQGIRIIQATAATGRTMLISDFGQVYAFGKDSFGEAEIGIQGSKMVTSPQLVESLKNIFVVQAAIGNFFTAVLSREGRVYTFSWGSDGKLCHHTDPNDVEPRPLLGALEHIPVVQIAAGFCYLLCLACQPTGMSVYSVGCGLGGKLGHGSKTDEKYPRLIEQFQVLNLQPKVVAAGAWHAAVVGQDGRICTWGWGRCGCLGHGNEECESVPKVVEELRDVKAVHVATGDYTTFVVADNGDVYSFGCGESASLGHNPENHEQGDMHANVLSPKLVTSMKEMNEKVVQISLTNSVYWNAHTFALTESGKLYGFGAGDKGQLGVELGANQTERGKPERLDIDLG; encoded by the exons ATGGATGCCACTACCAGTGGAACCCCAACTATACAATACCATAACATCCCTGATCAGCCAATTACTACCATTGTTGCCACACAATTGCCTACATTTCAACGGCAGCTACGCCATTGCTTTGGGGACTCCAGTCCAGGAGAGTTTCCCTTGTCTGCTAATCCCTCCATTGTCCTTCATGTCCTTACATCATGTAGCTTGTGTCCTCAAGACCTTGCTAAACTTGAG GCAACATGCTCCTTCTTCAAGAAGCCGGCAAACTTTGCTCCGGATTTGGATTTGTCCTTGTCAGAGCTTGCTGCATTGGACATGTGCCAGAAAAGAGCCATTTTTAAGCCAATGACGACTGAACAACAGCAACATTTGAAGCAAAGATGTGGTGGTTCTTGGAAATTGGTTCTGAGGTTTTTAATGGCTGGAGAAGCATGTTGCAGAAGGGAGAAATCACAGGCCATAGCAGGTCCTGGTCATAGCATTGCTGTGACATCAAAAGGGGCTGCTTATTCATTTGGGTCCAATAGTTCAGGACAACTTGGGCATGGTACAACCGAAGAGGAATGGCATCCTCGACCAATCAG AGCTTTACAAGGCATTCGGATTATACAAGCTACTGCTGCGACAGGGAGGACAATGTTGATCAGTGATTTTGGGCAGGTTTATGCCTTTGGGAAAGATTCTTTTGGTGAAGCTGAGATTGGAATTCAAGGATCTAAAATGGTTACATCTCCTCAGTTAGTTGAATctttgaaaaacatatttgttGTACAAGCTGCAATTGGAAACTTTTTCACAGCCGTTTTGTCAAGGGAAGGCAGGGTTTATACATTTTCTTGGGGTAGTGATGGCAAACTCTGTCACCATACTGATCCAAATGATGTGGAACCTCGTCCTTTATTAGGAGCTCTGGAGCACATACCAGTAGTGCAGATAGCTGCCGGTTTCTGCTACCTCCTTTGTTTGGCTTGTCAACCAACTGGAAT GTCTGTCTACTCTGTTGGATGTGGTTTGGGTGGGAAGCTCGGCCATGGCTCAAAAACTGATGAGAAGTATCCTCGTTTGATCGAACAATTCCAAGTGTTAAACCTTCAGCCAAAGGTGGTTGCAGCTGGTGCTTGGCATGCAGCTGTGGTGGGGCAGGATGGCCGGATTTGCACATGGGGGTGGGGTCGTTGTGGCTGCTTGGGTCATGGTAATGAAGAATGTGAATCTGTACCTAAGGTGGTGGAAGAGTTGAGAGATGTTAAAGCAGTTCATGTTGCTACAGGAGATTACACCACCTTTGTAGTGGCTGATAATGGTGATGTGTATTCCTTTGGTTGTGGAGAATCTGCTAGTCTTGGCCATAACCCTGAGAATCATGAGCAG GGAGACATGCATGCAAATGTGTTAAGTCCAAAGCTTGTGACTTCAATGAAAGAGATGAATGAAAAGGTGGTGCAGATTAGTCTGACGAATTCCGTATATTGGAATGCTCATACCTTTGCCTTAACTGAATCAGGGAAGCTGTATGGCTTTGGGGCTGGAGACAAAGGACAACTAGGCGTAGAGCTTGGTGCCAACCAAACTGAAAGAGGAAAGCCAGAGCGGCTTGATATTGATCTTGGTTAA
- the LOC108331113 gene encoding ultraviolet-B receptor UVR8 codes for MDATTSGTPTIQYHNIPDQPITTIVATQLPTFQREQRHCFGDSSPGEFPLSANPSIVLHLLTSYDLYAQDLAKLEATCSFFKQPAKFDPDFDLSLSELAALDMCQKRAIFKPMTTQQQQYLKQRCGGSWKLVLRFLMAGEACCRREKSQAIAGPGHSIAVTSKGLVYSFGSNSSGQLGHGTTGEDWKPRPIRALQGIRIIQATTATRRTMLISDSGQVYAFGKDSFGDAEIGTQGSKLVTTPQLVDSLKNIFVVQAAIGNFFTAVLSREGRVYTFSWGNDGKLGHHTDPNDLEPRPLLGALEHIPVVQIAAGFCYLLCLACQPSGMSVYSVGCGLGGKLGHGSKTDEKYPRLIEQFQLLNLKPMVVAAGAWHAAVVGQDGRICTWGWGRYGCLGHGNEECESVPKVVEGLRDVKAVHVATGDYTTFVVADNGDVYSFGCGESASLGHNPENHEQGDMHANVLSPKLVTSMKEMNERVVQISMTNSVYWNAHTFALTESGKLYAFGAGDKGQLGVELGANQTERGKPELLDIDLS; via the exons ATGGATGCCACTACCAGTGGAACCCCTACTATCCAATACCATAACATCCCAGATCAGCCAATTACCACTATTGTTGCCACACAATTGCCTACATTTCAACGGGAGCAACGACATTGCTTTGGGGATTCCAGTCCAGGAGAGTTTCCCTTGTCTGCTAATCCTTCCATTGTTCTTCATCTGCTTACATCATACGACTTGTATGCTCAAGACCTTGCTAAACTTGAG GCAACATGCTCCTTCTTCAAGCAGCCAGCAAAGTTTGATCCAGATTTCGATTTGTCCTTGTCAGAGCTTGCTGCATTAGACATGTGCCAGAAAAGAGCCATTTTTAAGCCAATGACGACTCAACAACAGCAATATTTGAAGCAAAGATGTGGTGGTTCTTGGAAATTGGTTCTGAGGTTTTTGATGGCTGGAGAAGCATGTTGCCGAAGGGAGAAATCACAGGCAATAGCAGGTCCTGGTCATAGCATTGCTGTGACATCAAAAGGGCTTGTGTATTCATTTGGGTCCAATAGTTCCGGCCAGCTTGGGCATGGCACCACTGGAGAGGACTGGAAACCTCGACCAATTAG AGCTTTGCAAGGCATCCGAATTATACAAGCGACTACTGCGACTAGGAGGACAATGTTGATCAGTGATTCAGGGCAGGTTTATGCCTTTGGGAAAGACTCTTTTGGTGATGCTGAAATTGGAACTCAAGGATCTAAATTGGTTACAACTCCACAGTTAGTTGATTctttgaaaaacatatttgttGTGCAAGCTGCAATTGGAAACTTTTTCACTGCTGTGTTGTCAAGAGAAGGGAGGGTTTATACTTTTTCATGGGGTAATGATGGCAAACTCGGTCACCATACTGATCCAAATGATCTTGAACCCCGTCCTTTGCTAGGAGCTCTGGAACACATACCAGTAGTGCAAATAGCTGCTGGATTCTGCTACCTGCTTTGTTTGGCTTGTCAACCCAGCGGAAT GTCAGTGTACTCGGTTGGGTGTGGTTTGGGTGGGAAGCTTGGACATGGCTCAAAAACTGATGAGAAGTATCCTCGTCTGATCGAACAGTTCCAGCTGTTAAACCTGAAGCCGATGGTGGTTGCAGCTGGTGCGTGGCATGCAGCTGTGGTGGGGCAGGATGGCCGTATTTGCACATGGGGGTGGGGTCGTTATGGCTGCCTGGGTCATGGTAATGAAGAATGTGAATCTGTACCAAAGGTGGTGGAAGGGTTGAGAGATGTCAAAGCAGTTCATGTTGCTACAGGAGATTACACCACCTTTGTAGTGGCTGATAATGGTGATGTGTATTCATTTGGTTGTGGAGAATCTGCTAGTCTTGGCCATAACCCCGAGAATCATGAGCAG GGAGACATGCATGCAAATGTGTTAAGTCCAAAGCTTGTGACTTCAATGAAAGAGATGAATGAACGGGTGGTGCAGATTAGCATGACGAATTCCGTATATTGGAATGCTCATACCTTTGCCTTAACTGAATCAGGGAAGTTGTATGCCTTTGGGGCTGGGGACAAAGGCCAACTAGGCGTAGAGCTTGGTGCCAACCAGACTGAAAGAGGAAAGCCAGAGCTGCTTGATATTGATCTTAGTTAA
- the LOC108331157 gene encoding photosystem II core complex proteins psbY, chloroplastic: protein MAATISAMAMINAKCLNPTSPKFPTKLTPSKPSLLSLPKGLIASPETTSLSVPTAVAGAIFTALGTCDAAFAAQQIADIAEGDNRGLALLLPIIPAIGWVLFNILQPALNQINRMRSTKGLIIGLGLGGLAGLMAAPPHAAAAEVAAIAEAASDNRGQLLLFVVAPAIGWVLFNILQPALNQLNRMRSR, encoded by the coding sequence atggcagcaacaataTCAGCAATGGCCATGATCAACGCCAAATGCCTCAACCCCACATCACCAAAATTCCCGACCAAACTCACACCCTCAAAAccttctctcctttctcttccCAAGGGCCTTATCGCCTCACCCGAAACCACCAGCCTCTCCGTTCCCACAGCCGTCGCCGGAGCCATATTCACGGCCCTAGGAACCTGCGACGCCGCGTTCGCCGCGCAGCAGATAGCGGACATAGCGGAAGGCGACAACCGCGGCCTGGCCCTGCTGCTGCCCATAATCCCAGCCATAGGGTGGGTGCTGTTCAACATTCTGCAGCCGGCGCTCAACCAAATCAACCGCATGCGCAGCACCAAAGGACTCATCATCGGGTTGGGTCTCGGCGGCTTGGCTGGACTCATGGCGGCGCCGCCACATGCAGCTGCAGCTGAAGTCGCGGCGATCGCCGAAGCCGCGAGTGACAACAGGGGGCAGCTTCTGCTGTTTGTGGTGGCACCGGCTATTGGGTGGGTGCTGTTCAACATCTTGCAGCCTGCTCTGAACCAGCTGAACAGGATGAGATCTCGGTGA